A region of the Drosophila subpulchrella strain 33 F10 #4 breed RU33 chromosome 3L, RU_Dsub_v1.1 Primary Assembly, whole genome shotgun sequence genome:
AATCGGATTAAGCGGGCATTCTTAATTTTTATTGCGTATTTTTATTcggaatattttttcttgcttaatgttttatttttctattCGTCAACCAAACGGTTAAAACTTAAAGTAAGCATGCAGTTGTATTTGGTGTAgccaattttattattaataaaatcattttacaatactgtttattaaaaaatattttagtttttaataaaataaacaaattaattttaaaaaaaaaaaataaataatgctATATAAAGTAAAGGTATTCCAGAACTGAACTATAGCCGTTTTCGACGCCCTAAAACCGGATTAAACGGGTTTCGTTAATTTTATAACGTATTTCTATTCAGactatttttttgtttcatgtaatatttttgtattcgTCAATCAAACGTTAAAAAATTAAAGCTAGCATGCAGatgtacactggtcggcatatgtattttgacaaaataaaagttaagtatactcataacttgaatttacttcttgtaaactataggcatcaatggaaaggtaatttcaatgccgtttgaatgatacaatacatttctttacccattcagtacttattgaaaaggacgaatttgtgtaaatcaactttgaaatttaaaaaaaaaacttttttcctcgtcttgaaaacttaaattttttgatgcaaaaagtttcttcaaacaaaaacaatagtaactgcaaaaagaatttttcaaaaatcatttttcttatattttttatgattttttgaaggtgacaatgtcggaaaaaatttgtatgaaaaagacaaaaatatggctcaaatgcctgtttttaagcattttcaaaaattcataaaaaatataagaaaaatgatttttgaaaaattctttttgcagttactattgtttttgtttgaagaaactttttgcatcaaaaaatttaagttttcaagacgaggaaaaaagttttttttttaaatttcaaagttgatttacacaaattcgtccttttcaataagtactgaatgggtaaagaaatgtattgtatcattcaaacggcattgaaattacctttccattgatgcctatagtttacaagaagtaaattcaagttatgagtatacttaacttttattttgtcaaaatacatatgccgaccactgtatttGGTTCGgacaattttattattattaaaataatttaacaaTACTGTTTACGAAACAATAAAATATCGAAGAACTGTACTATAGCCGTATAAACTTCATGCCCTAAAATCGGATTAAACGGGACTCCCTTATTATTATGGCGTACTTTTATTCCGAATATTTTTTGCTTGTTTagcatattatttttctattcTATAAAACGTTATAAACTAAAGTAAGCATGCAGATGTACTTGGTTCAGCCAATTTTATTAtcattaaattcatttaacaatactgttttttaaaaaatacattgatttgtaataaaataaatagataaaatacaaaataaaaagaaatagGGCTATATATAGTAAAGGTATCCCCTTATTAAGTACATTTTCTATTCACTCGGTAAACGAAAAAAACAGAGTAATAAACTTTATTTAGaaacataaataaactattcggacttaaaataattaacataGAAGCAATCAAATATGGAAATTTATTTGGAGGCTGGCGCCAATATGCTTATCGCCATCAACTATGTTATGTGGTAAAtgttaaatattgaaaaacgTGTGCTATTTCTGTCTGTGAGCGGAATTTAAGAGAAAGCTCTCTCTTGATTAGTAGTTTTGTGTATGTAAGAGTACTCTATCGCTCTCttgacaaatttatattttatgctGATAATGCATTGTAAGCCTGCCAATTGCTTTATTCTCGGTTTAATTGCATTGACTTAGCACCAATTCGGCAGGGCAACAATGAAAGCAGCCTTATCAGTAGGTTGGTTCTTATCGTTGAGACCCATAAATATTCAGAGATAGGAAGAGGAGTGCAAAAACTAGAAAACCATATGGGGAAAACGAAAGTTCTCTGAAGAAACCCGATTTAGTTGCTAGCCGAACGTCGAACGTGAAGCACGGGGACAGCTGTTATAAGAAAAGTATATCCATACTTGAACCACCATGAGTTCCGCTTCTGTACGTCTGCTTAGTAAAACCAAACAAACCGCTCGTATTGTTATCGTGGGAGCGGGATCCGCCGGAATAGCAGCTGCCACCCGTCTCCTGGACCTGGGATTCCGGAACGTACTCCTCCTCGAGGCCGAAGATCGCATAGGGGGACGTGTCCACACGATTCCCTTTGCAGATAATGTCATCGATCTGGGCGCCCAGTGGTGCCATGGCGAGCAGGGAAATGTGGTATATGATCGGGTAAAGGATCTGAACCTTCTTGAGGTTAcggaagatcattatgaaaCCAACAAGCTTGTGCGATCCAACAAAGAAGTTATACCCGAAGACATAGCAATTCAACTTAAGGGCATAGCCGACAACTCAATACCAGATAGGCAGACAGAGCTCACGAACTTCGAGGGCTCTTTGGGTGATTATATCAACAAGAAGTACTGGAAGGAACTGGAAAAACTCCCGGCCATTGATCACACCATTGCCAAGGAGTTTCTGGAAGTGTTCCACAAATTCGAGTCCTCCGTGGAGGCGGCTGATCACCTGTTCGAGGTCTCTGGAAAGGGTCACCTGGAGTACTGGCTATGCGAGGGCGAACTGCTCCTAAATTGGAAAGACAAGGGCTACAAGAGGTTCCTGAGATTACTTATGAAAGCCCAGGAGGACCAACCCGATGATCTTGGTGTCCTCAAGGGTCATGTGCTGCTGAACAAACGAATTGCCGAGATTAATTGGCAAGGAGCCGATGAGCTGACCCTGCGCTGTTGGAATGGAGAGGTTATCACCGCGGATCATGTTATATGTACGGTTTCCCTGGGAGTTCTCAAGGAGCAGCATGAGGAGCTCTTTGTTCCCGCCCTGCCAGCTGCCAAGGTGAGAGCCATCGAGGGTCTCAAACTGGGCACGGTGGATAAGTTCTTCCTGGAGTTTGAGAACCCACCTCTGCCCGGCGATTGGCCTGGATTCAATTGCCTCTGGCTGGAGGAGGATCTGGAGGAGCTGCGTGCCTCCGAACTATTTTGGCTCGAGAGTGCTTTTGGCTTCTATCCCGTGTCCAGGCAGCCACGCGTCCTGCAGGGCTGGATCATAGGACCCCATGCCCGGCACATGGAAACGCTCACGGAGGAGAAGGTGCTGGAGGGTCTGATGTGGCTCTTCCGCAAGTTCCTGCCCTTCGCAATACCCCACCCACTGCGCCTGCTGCGCACCCAGTGGCATGCGAATCCCAACTTCCGGGGCAGCTACACCTTCCGGTCCACCTACACGGATGCGTTGAGGACCGGTGCCTGGGATCTGGAGGCACCGCTCCAGGATGTGGGCGGCCGACCACGCCTCCAGTTCGCCGGTGAAGCATCCCACAAGCACTTCTACTCCACGGTCCACGGAGCCGTGGAAACGGGATGGCGCGAGGCGGAGCGATTGCACCTCTACTACCGGTCGCGAACCGCTCAGCTGTGAGCCTCCACCTCGTAAGACCCGGTGAATGTTTCCGAAACCCGTGAAATCGAGATTGGCCACAGGCAATGGGGCGTGAAAACTACATACTATCCAtagatatattatatttaagtgCATTGTTGAGCCGTATTTGTATACCTTTTTCGGTCAGGAAAAATCCCAAcgataaatacaaaaaacgGAACAATACATCTTTAGATGCTGGTTTATTATTTAGTAGACTTtgtggctcaaggcaaaataTTTCTTCGTTTCAGCTCTTTGTCTAAATTACAAAAATACTACTTCTGAGCAACTATTTAAAAGTTTACTTAGATATCTTATCGACGTTTAGATCTATATTTAGCATACACTCTATAATCAATTCTCCGTAATCGTTTACTAACCGATAGATGCAGTTAAGATCAAGCTTCTATTTCTGTTAGATTagatatacattttatatctTACTTGTAG
Encoded here:
- the LOC119552690 gene encoding spermine oxidase; its protein translation is MSSASVRLLSKTKQTARIVIVGAGSAGIAAATRLLDLGFRNVLLLEAEDRIGGRVHTIPFADNVIDLGAQWCHGEQGNVVYDRVKDLNLLEVTEDHYETNKLVRSNKEVIPEDIAIQLKGIADNSIPDRQTELTNFEGSLGDYINKKYWKELEKLPAIDHTIAKEFLEVFHKFESSVEAADHLFEVSGKGHLEYWLCEGELLLNWKDKGYKRFLRLLMKAQEDQPDDLGVLKGHVLLNKRIAEINWQGADELTLRCWNGEVITADHVICTVSLGVLKEQHEELFVPALPAAKVRAIEGLKLGTVDKFFLEFENPPLPGDWPGFNCLWLEEDLEELRASELFWLESAFGFYPVSRQPRVLQGWIIGPHARHMETLTEEKVLEGLMWLFRKFLPFAIPHPLRLLRTQWHANPNFRGSYTFRSTYTDALRTGAWDLEAPLQDVGGRPRLQFAGEASHKHFYSTVHGAVETGWREAERLHLYYRSRTAQL